The following proteins are co-located in the uncultured Acidilobus sp. JCHS genome:
- a CDS encoding putative phosphoesterase: MRLLLISDAHGNPYALKAVLESERYDEVLFLGDAVDYGPRPAEVIDLLRSAGARMVMGNHDNAVAFGVDCMCGEATHWVSVFFRANYTVKLVSPEQVAYLRSLPERVTLDLGPMGRALAVHGSPSSPLYGYLYPWLDDESLRKALRRSVRLSAGPEGGDLAYDVYIVGHTHYQFARRVYGRLLVNPGSVGQPRDGDPRASYAVIDTERESVELRRVKYDAERVVKEIEALGVPEPYLGALKVMFLEARVPRRPPGVQG, translated from the coding sequence TTGAGGCTGCTGCTCATAAGCGACGCCCACGGCAACCCTTACGCCCTTAAGGCCGTCCTTGAGTCAGAGAGGTATGACGAGGTCCTGTTCCTGGGTGATGCGGTAGACTACGGCCCCAGGCCGGCCGAGGTCATAGACTTGCTTAGGTCGGCCGGCGCCAGGATGGTGATGGGGAACCACGACAACGCGGTAGCCTTCGGCGTGGACTGCATGTGCGGCGAGGCAACCCACTGGGTGAGCGTCTTCTTCAGGGCCAACTACACGGTTAAGCTCGTCAGCCCCGAGCAGGTGGCCTACCTGAGGTCGCTGCCCGAGAGGGTGACGCTGGACCTCGGCCCCATGGGCAGGGCGCTGGCGGTCCACGGCTCCCCCTCAAGCCCCCTCTACGGCTACCTGTACCCATGGCTTGACGACGAGTCCTTGAGGAAGGCGCTGAGGAGGAGCGTGAGGCTCTCGGCCGGGCCTGAAGGGGGAGACCTGGCCTACGACGTCTACATAGTGGGGCACACCCATTACCAGTTCGCCAGGAGGGTCTACGGCAGGCTCCTCGTGAACCCCGGGAGCGTGGGGCAGCCGAGGGACGGCGACCCAAGGGCCTCCTACGCCGTGATAGACACGGAGAGGGAAAGCGTGGAGCTCAGGAGGGTGAAGTATGACGCGGAGAGGGTCGTTAAGGAGATCGAGGCCCTCGGAGTGCCTGAGCCCTACCTAGGCGCCCTCAAGGTCATGTTCCTTGAGGCTAGGGTGCCGAGGAGGCCTCCAGGAGTCCAGGGCTAA
- a CDS encoding Acyl-CoA synthetases (AMP-forming)/AMP-acid ligases II has product MLEGVLAYRARIADSIAIEQSSRSFTFSELEAASNYVARRLLEMGVRRGDRVVTLIRDPLSHVLTFFGVRKVGAVLVPINPRLGRSFLDFVVKDVSPVLVIDDYLASGVKSEDIVRPDARDYSFTYEERLSLDETKEPAMILYTGGTTGLPKGAIIPESAIIWNSIITILSWGLTSRDCTVVSLPLYHTGGWNVLLLPLLLVGGRAVLPEVDKFDPDWTIRTLHDKGCTIYMGVPTMLEAISRSPLFDKVDLSNVTFISGGGPLPPSVAERFFRKGYRMFQGYGLTEAGPNNFYISPERYVKKPKSVGKPLMFVKMKLSDDGELLIRGPHVFQGYWNRPEEKPFTDDGYLRTGDLFTVDEDGDFYFLDRKKDMIKTGGENVYSTEVEEALRQLPYVEDAAVFGVPDERWGEMVVAVVVRRKKEVTEDEVKNDLKRVLASYKVPKRVIFVREIPKTPVGKISKKELREAYLRDGFREYLDEAGQGPR; this is encoded by the coding sequence GTGCTTGAGGGAGTCCTAGCCTATAGGGCAAGAATAGCGGACAGCATTGCTATTGAGCAGTCCTCAAGGTCCTTTACGTTCTCTGAGCTGGAGGCCGCCAGCAATTACGTTGCGCGCAGGCTCCTGGAGATGGGCGTCAGAAGGGGCGACAGGGTAGTCACGCTGATCAGGGACCCCTTGAGCCACGTACTGACGTTCTTTGGCGTCAGGAAGGTGGGCGCTGTCCTTGTCCCAATTAACCCGCGCCTAGGACGTAGCTTCCTAGACTTTGTTGTGAAGGACGTGAGCCCAGTCCTGGTGATAGATGACTACCTAGCTTCAGGCGTGAAGAGCGAGGATATCGTCAGGCCGGACGCTAGGGACTACAGCTTCACCTATGAGGAGAGGCTAAGTCTGGACGAGACTAAGGAGCCAGCTATGATTCTATACACGGGAGGCACCACCGGCCTGCCGAAGGGCGCCATAATACCCGAGTCGGCCATCATATGGAACTCCATCATCACCATACTTTCGTGGGGCCTAACGAGCAGGGACTGCACCGTGGTCTCCCTGCCCCTATATCACACAGGGGGGTGGAACGTGCTGCTCCTCCCGCTGCTTCTCGTTGGCGGCAGAGCCGTCCTGCCAGAGGTCGACAAGTTCGACCCAGACTGGACCATAAGGACGCTTCACGATAAAGGGTGCACGATCTATATGGGCGTCCCAACGATGCTTGAAGCCATCTCCAGGTCGCCGCTCTTTGACAAGGTGGACCTCTCAAATGTAACCTTCATAAGCGGCGGAGGCCCCCTGCCACCCTCCGTAGCCGAGAGGTTCTTCAGGAAAGGCTACAGGATGTTCCAGGGCTACGGGCTGACCGAGGCGGGCCCGAACAACTTTTACATATCGCCTGAGAGGTACGTGAAGAAGCCGAAGTCCGTAGGAAAGCCCTTAATGTTCGTGAAGATGAAGCTGTCAGATGACGGGGAGCTGCTGATAAGGGGACCACACGTCTTCCAGGGCTATTGGAACAGGCCTGAGGAGAAACCCTTCACCGACGACGGGTACCTGAGGACGGGCGACCTATTCACAGTAGATGAGGACGGCGACTTCTACTTCCTTGACAGGAAGAAGGACATGATAAAGACGGGAGGGGAGAACGTTTACTCAACAGAGGTCGAGGAGGCCCTGAGGCAGCTCCCCTACGTGGAGGACGCAGCGGTGTTCGGGGTCCCAGACGAGCGCTGGGGCGAAATGGTAGTGGCCGTCGTGGTGAGGAGGAAGAAGGAGGTGACAGAGGATGAAGTTAAGAACGACCTTAAGCGGGTGCTCGCCTCCTATAAGGTCCCGAAGCGCGTGATATTTGTGAGGGAGATACCGAAGACCCCTGTAGGGAAGATCTCCAAGAAGGAGCTAAGGGAGGCCTACCTAAGGGACGGCTTCAGGGAGTACCTGGACGAGGCAGGCCAGGGCCCACGGTGA
- a CDS encoding RecA-superfamily ATPases implicated in signal transduction yields MRTYVPGLDEILYGGIPERSAVLISGGPGTGKSILGKQFLYNGLTRGEPCVFVALEEHPAATRRSFRHFGWDVDRYEREGRCAIVDAFTAGVGAAAQRERYLVKDVDNVHELIDVLRQAIRDTGAQRITIDSVSTLYLTKPAVARSIVMMLKRVIAGLGATAMFVSQVSVGERGFGGPGVEHAVDGIIRLDLDEVEGKLYRSIVVWKMRDTKTSMVRHPMDITDEGVVVQWDKYLRVTGASVSVQPLPKEEVEEMRRAVEEAEKEVRRAGAAEEEEG; encoded by the coding sequence GTGAGGACGTACGTGCCTGGCCTTGACGAGATACTCTACGGCGGCATACCGGAGAGGAGCGCCGTGCTGATCTCAGGCGGCCCCGGCACGGGGAAGTCGATACTGGGCAAGCAGTTCCTCTACAACGGGCTCACCAGGGGCGAGCCCTGCGTCTTCGTGGCCCTGGAGGAGCACCCCGCTGCCACAAGGAGGAGCTTCAGGCACTTCGGCTGGGACGTTGACAGGTACGAGAGGGAGGGCAGGTGCGCCATAGTTGACGCCTTCACGGCCGGCGTGGGGGCGGCGGCCCAGAGGGAGAGGTACCTGGTGAAGGACGTCGACAACGTCCACGAGCTGATAGACGTCCTGAGGCAGGCCATAAGGGACACGGGGGCGCAGAGGATAACCATTGACTCTGTGAGCACCCTCTACCTGACCAAGCCGGCGGTGGCCAGGTCAATAGTCATGATGCTCAAGAGGGTCATAGCGGGCCTCGGGGCAACGGCCATGTTCGTAAGCCAGGTCTCTGTGGGCGAGAGGGGCTTCGGGGGGCCGGGGGTTGAGCACGCTGTTGACGGCATAATAAGGCTCGACCTGGACGAGGTTGAGGGGAAGCTCTACAGGTCCATAGTCGTCTGGAAGATGAGGGACACCAAGACAAGCATGGTGAGGCACCCCATGGACATAACGGACGAGGGGGTCGTGGTCCAGTGGGACAAGTACCTCAGGGTCACGGGCGCCTCGGTTAGCGTGCAGCCGCTGCCGAAGGAGGAGGTCGAGGAGATGAGGAGGGCCGTTGAGGAGGCAGAGAAAGAGGTCAGGAGGGCCGGGGCGGCCGAGGAGGAAGAGGGGTGA
- a CDS encoding Acyl dehydratase, whose protein sequence is MDQRTRYTVGLSYRELSAGQRITGHAITVTDAHIAAFAGLSGDFNPLHVDEEYAKGTIFKGRIAHGVLTLSFVSALLGMTFAGTLVALTEIKARFLKPVRPGDTIRPVAEVIGLKDEPKYNGGRVRLKINVVNQRDEVVAEGEAELIVTS, encoded by the coding sequence ATGGACCAGCGCACTAGGTACACGGTCGGGCTCTCCTACAGGGAGCTCTCTGCGGGCCAGAGGATCACAGGGCACGCCATAACTGTGACGGACGCCCACATAGCGGCTTTCGCGGGCCTCAGCGGCGACTTCAACCCCCTTCACGTCGACGAGGAGTACGCGAAGGGCACCATATTCAAGGGCAGGATAGCCCACGGCGTGCTGACGCTCTCCTTCGTCAGCGCGCTCCTCGGCATGACCTTCGCTGGAACCCTAGTGGCCCTCACCGAGATAAAGGCCAGGTTCCTCAAGCCCGTGAGGCCAGGGGACACCATAAGGCCCGTAGCGGAGGTGATAGGCCTCAAAGACGAGCCCAAGTACAACGGCGGGAGGGTCCGGCTGAAGATAAACGTGGTTAACCAGAGGGATGAGGTAGTGGCTGAGGGCGAGGCCGAGCTCATAGTGACCTCCTAG
- a CDS encoding Lysophospholipase, giving the protein MRYEESTSQLYEGFNAFYRCFVAEPQRGVVVDVHGFCEHSGRYADFGRFLAENGFTFCMYGLRGHGRSAGNDDRGSSGTSSCSSGT; this is encoded by the coding sequence TTGAGGTATGAGGAAAGCACTTCACAACTCTATGAGGGCTTCAACGCCTTCTACAGGTGCTTCGTAGCTGAGCCCCAGAGGGGCGTCGTGGTGGACGTTCACGGCTTCTGCGAGCACAGCGGGAGGTACGCTGACTTCGGCAGGTTCCTGGCCGAGAACGGCTTCACCTTCTGCATGTACGGCCTCAGGGGCCACGGCAGGTCCGCGGGCAACGATGACAGGGGTTCGTCAGGGACTTCGAGCTGTTCGTCAGGGACGTAG
- a CDS encoding putative hydrolases or acyltransferases (alpha/beta hydrolase superfamily), translating to MSRSLGEACVQGYVRTRDGTSIYYEVLGEGEPLVLIEGLGYAQWMWVEQRPLSEHVKLVIYDNRGAGLSSKPKGPYTMNDFTNDLKDLLDALSIERAFLWGVSMGGMIAMHFAVKHDKRVKGLVLGETNFGTSSLPPSQEALNVLLRPPSSELDRKRSLIERMKVAFSDDFVRNNMAKIEQLAELRMQFEEDPEAYKSQLAAVLTFDFKDRLKDIRSPTLIVTGDQDKVVNPVNSYIMNQLIPNSKLVILKGAGHLAIIERSKDYNQLVLNFIREVSSGAFKPMKGPVVI from the coding sequence TTGAGCAGGTCTCTGGGTGAAGCCTGCGTGCAGGGCTACGTAAGGACGAGGGACGGGACCTCCATATACTATGAGGTTTTGGGCGAAGGAGAGCCCCTGGTGCTAATTGAAGGACTTGGCTACGCTCAGTGGATGTGGGTTGAGCAGAGGCCTCTGTCAGAGCACGTTAAGCTGGTCATCTATGACAACAGAGGGGCCGGGCTGTCCTCAAAGCCTAAGGGGCCCTACACCATGAACGACTTCACGAACGACCTAAAGGACCTCCTGGACGCCCTTAGCATAGAGAGGGCCTTCCTCTGGGGAGTCTCGATGGGAGGCATGATAGCGATGCATTTTGCCGTTAAGCACGACAAGAGGGTGAAGGGCCTGGTCCTAGGAGAGACGAACTTCGGCACGAGCTCGTTGCCGCCGAGCCAGGAGGCGCTGAACGTCCTCTTGAGGCCGCCCTCTTCCGAGCTTGACAGGAAGCGGTCGTTGATCGAAAGGATGAAGGTGGCCTTCTCCGATGACTTCGTTAGGAACAACATGGCTAAGATAGAGCAATTGGCCGAGCTCAGGATGCAGTTCGAGGAGGACCCGGAGGCCTACAAGAGCCAGCTGGCCGCCGTCCTAACGTTTGACTTCAAGGACAGGCTGAAGGACATAAGGAGCCCCACGCTAATAGTAACGGGTGACCAGGACAAGGTCGTTAACCCTGTGAACTCCTACATAATGAACCAGCTCATACCTAACAGCAAACTGGTGATCCTGAAGGGCGCTGGGCACCTGGCTATCATTGAGAGGTCTAAGGATTACAACCAGCTCGTCCTGAACTTCATAAGGGAGGTCAGCTCTGGCGCCTTTAAGCCTATGAAGGGCCCCGTGGTGATCTGA
- a CDS encoding Arabinose efflux permease, translating into MTQVSGQVSPIEYKLGELRARIDRLPVRPFPVSWLVILGIGYFFAFYDILTLSFAVVSPMVVQLHMTKLMISEAVSATLFGYIVGAYFVATISDYWGRRWGLITNALIITAGSLGSAFSTSPAVLIASRFVTGMGIGAEIAIINTYVAELTPAHIRGRMVQFAYLAGALGFAVTPFIALALIPISPIGWRYLFGIAAIIAVSIVPLRYLMPESPRWLTIKGKVDEAENVVKRLEDYVKGKIGSLPPVPPPLPEKLLTKFPTAELFNRRYGPRLVMAILFWFFDYMLAYGVIGFAPYIFVAAGFKFTSATWYIGLGSIGYIVGALSMAPIADRWERKYLVASAFSIATLAVFLYALAVHFSSAVLLTIGAFLGAFATAFAVPAYTYTAELFPTRARATGFALADGIGHLGGAVVPFVVYLVFNPLKPLSTGVNTFVLLGVFEIIATLIVLTGPRTTKLRLEQVSG; encoded by the coding sequence GTGACTCAGGTGTCAGGTCAGGTGTCACCCATTGAATACAAGCTGGGGGAGCTGCGGGCTAGGATAGACAGGCTGCCAGTGCGCCCGTTCCCGGTGAGCTGGCTGGTGATACTCGGAATAGGCTACTTCTTCGCATTCTACGACATCCTCACGCTCTCGTTTGCCGTGGTATCCCCAATGGTTGTACAGCTGCACATGACGAAGCTTATGATAAGTGAGGCCGTATCGGCCACGCTCTTTGGCTACATAGTGGGCGCGTACTTCGTCGCCACGATAAGCGACTACTGGGGAAGAAGGTGGGGCCTAATAACCAACGCGTTGATCATCACGGCGGGCTCTCTTGGGAGCGCCTTCTCCACAAGCCCGGCTGTCCTGATAGCTAGCAGGTTTGTCACAGGCATGGGGATAGGCGCTGAGATAGCCATTATAAACACGTACGTGGCCGAGCTGACGCCTGCTCACATAAGGGGGAGGATGGTCCAGTTCGCGTACTTAGCCGGCGCCTTAGGATTTGCAGTGACGCCCTTCATAGCGTTAGCGTTGATACCTATCTCACCGATTGGGTGGAGGTACCTGTTTGGAATAGCGGCGATCATAGCGGTCTCCATAGTGCCGCTCAGGTACCTCATGCCCGAGAGCCCAAGGTGGCTAACCATAAAGGGGAAAGTGGATGAGGCTGAGAATGTTGTGAAGAGGCTTGAGGACTACGTTAAGGGCAAGATAGGGTCGCTGCCCCCCGTCCCCCCGCCCCTCCCTGAGAAGCTCCTAACCAAGTTCCCAACGGCGGAGCTCTTCAACAGGAGGTACGGCCCTAGGCTGGTCATGGCGATACTCTTCTGGTTCTTTGACTACATGTTGGCCTACGGGGTAATAGGGTTCGCCCCCTACATCTTTGTGGCTGCTGGGTTCAAGTTCACGAGCGCCACCTGGTACATAGGGCTGGGGAGCATAGGCTACATAGTCGGGGCCCTGTCAATGGCCCCTATTGCAGACAGGTGGGAAAGGAAGTACCTAGTGGCCTCAGCGTTCAGCATAGCCACGCTGGCGGTGTTCCTTTACGCGCTAGCCGTGCACTTCAGCTCTGCCGTGCTCCTGACCATTGGGGCCTTCCTGGGCGCGTTCGCGACAGCCTTCGCAGTCCCAGCGTACACCTATACCGCTGAGCTGTTCCCCACGAGGGCAAGGGCGACAGGCTTCGCGCTCGCTGACGGCATTGGGCACCTCGGAGGGGCTGTAGTCCCCTTCGTAGTTTACCTTGTCTTCAACCCGCTGAAGCCGCTGTCCACCGGGGTGAACACGTTCGTCCTCCTGGGAGTGTTCGAGATAATTGCAACGCTGATAGTCCTAACCGGCCCAAGGACCACAAAGCTGAGGCTTGAGCAGGTCTCTGGGTGA
- a CDS encoding 3-oxoacyl-[acyl-carrier-protein] synthase III, which yields MDYRELASLTGLPDWVVKDKLGIARKPVERKLSVSEMAKLATSNLMRRHRGTKVNLVLYAASDFKDKYIWNVAPSVMSALAQQGFDLHDAYGADISMQCVSSIVALDLIKPRLAAAEGTENALMVMATKQSLIVNYKDESSRFMYDFSDGAAAVLLSNEGGKYKLLNGSIVTDGKYSDVVYQMLGERFYESPSGSYLLHVERSEEFNKEFESISLRNMVRVITEAVERSGFSTRDIAYLAMLHVKRSFHKKVLAALGLSEDKSIYLEDFGHMQSIDPFLSLWLAEREGRIREGDLIVLVSAGTGWTWGAYAIQRVSGEG from the coding sequence ATGGATTACAGGGAGCTGGCCTCACTGACCGGGCTCCCAGACTGGGTGGTCAAAGATAAGCTTGGCATAGCGAGGAAGCCCGTAGAGAGAAAGCTGTCAGTGTCTGAGATGGCCAAGCTTGCAACCAGCAACCTAATGCGGAGGCACAGGGGGACTAAGGTTAACCTAGTCCTCTACGCGGCCTCTGACTTCAAGGATAAATACATATGGAACGTCGCGCCGTCAGTTATGTCAGCGCTGGCCCAGCAGGGCTTTGACCTTCACGACGCGTATGGAGCTGACATATCGATGCAGTGCGTGAGCAGCATAGTGGCCCTAGATCTGATAAAACCAAGGCTTGCAGCGGCTGAGGGCACGGAAAACGCCCTAATGGTTATGGCGACCAAGCAGAGCCTAATAGTGAACTACAAGGACGAGTCCTCCAGGTTCATGTATGACTTCTCCGACGGGGCAGCGGCGGTCCTCTTGAGCAACGAGGGGGGCAAGTATAAGTTGCTCAACGGCTCCATAGTAACTGACGGCAAGTACTCTGACGTTGTCTACCAGATGCTTGGGGAGAGGTTCTACGAGAGCCCCTCAGGGAGCTACCTTCTGCATGTCGAGAGGAGCGAGGAGTTCAACAAGGAGTTCGAGTCTATTTCCCTGCGTAACATGGTGAGGGTGATTACAGAGGCAGTTGAGAGGAGCGGCTTCTCCACTAGGGACATAGCGTACTTAGCTATGCTGCACGTGAAGCGCTCGTTCCATAAGAAGGTCCTTGCCGCGCTGGGGCTAAGCGAGGACAAGTCCATATACCTTGAGGACTTTGGGCACATGCAGTCAATAGACCCATTCCTGTCCCTCTGGCTGGCCGAGAGGGAGGGGAGGATAAGGGAGGGCGACCTTATAGTTCTTGTCTCGGCGGGCACCGGGTGGACGTGGGGGGCGTACGCTATACAGCGTGTGTCAGGGGAAGGCTAG
- a CDS encoding Acyl-CoA synthetases (AMP-forming)/AMP-acid ligases II yields the protein MSGSELDELRSLLSTISEENAIRLMKRYNKIMRWVIADFPKFTAHKYPDKVGLIYYDGNVERRYTYLQLDSLSNRVANFLIESGLKDYDRVALHSMNSDYFVFTMFGTYKAKGVLVPINYMLIGKDVLYQLTDSESRFYFIEDRFYPQMKDVISNVKLSKVVVIGGNERNENLLSFEEILRSYSDREPDKVLNIWDPVTIMYTSGTESLPKGVIHTNQSLIAEYVSTIVGGRYEPRDVVIHALPLYHCAQKDVFLVPYIWLGATNVVLPKADLTLMMEAIERYRANSVFAPPTVWVGILNHPDFRKYDLSSLEKIYYGASIMPVEILNRLRKEFPNAKFFNYYGQTELAPAHTILLPEDHGRKPGSAGRELLNMMTELMDDNGNIIRQPHVRGEIVGKGPHTMLGYLKNPEKTAEAFAYGWFHSGDVGEYDEDLYIYVVDRKKDMIKTGGENVSSREVEEVLYKHLAIKEVAVIGLPDPKWIEKVTAVVVLREGYQPSEELKRDIIEFAKANLAHFKAPKEVIFVDSLPKSPSGKILKRELREMFRSRGEMKKAM from the coding sequence TTGTCAGGGTCCGAGCTGGACGAGCTCAGGTCTCTCCTATCGACGATAAGTGAGGAGAACGCCATAAGGCTCATGAAGAGGTACAACAAGATAATGAGGTGGGTTATTGCGGATTTCCCGAAGTTCACGGCCCATAAGTACCCTGACAAGGTCGGCCTAATTTACTACGACGGTAACGTCGAAAGGAGGTACACGTACCTGCAGCTCGACTCCCTCTCCAACAGGGTCGCGAACTTCCTGATCGAGAGTGGTCTGAAGGACTACGACAGGGTGGCACTTCACTCCATGAACAGCGATTACTTCGTCTTTACCATGTTCGGCACCTACAAGGCCAAGGGAGTGCTGGTTCCGATAAACTATATGTTGATAGGCAAGGACGTTCTCTATCAGCTGACGGACTCCGAGTCAAGGTTCTACTTCATAGAGGACAGGTTCTACCCTCAGATGAAGGACGTCATAAGCAACGTTAAGCTGAGCAAGGTCGTGGTAATAGGCGGCAATGAGAGGAATGAGAACCTGCTAAGCTTTGAGGAGATCCTGAGGAGCTACAGCGATAGGGAGCCTGACAAGGTTCTCAATATATGGGACCCGGTCACCATAATGTACACGAGCGGCACAGAGTCTTTGCCTAAGGGGGTCATACACACCAACCAGTCGCTGATAGCGGAGTACGTCAGCACGATAGTTGGGGGCAGGTATGAGCCTAGGGACGTGGTTATTCACGCGCTCCCCCTCTACCACTGCGCCCAGAAGGACGTCTTCCTGGTCCCCTACATATGGCTGGGCGCCACCAATGTGGTCCTGCCTAAGGCCGACCTGACGCTCATGATGGAGGCCATAGAGAGGTACAGGGCCAACAGCGTCTTCGCCCCGCCGACCGTCTGGGTCGGAATACTTAACCACCCGGACTTCAGAAAGTACGACCTCTCGTCCCTCGAGAAGATATACTACGGCGCCTCCATAATGCCCGTCGAGATACTTAACAGGCTGAGGAAGGAGTTCCCGAATGCCAAGTTCTTCAACTACTACGGCCAGACGGAGCTCGCGCCGGCCCACACCATCCTGCTGCCTGAGGACCACGGGAGGAAGCCGGGCTCGGCCGGGAGGGAGCTCCTGAACATGATGACTGAGCTCATGGACGACAACGGGAACATAATAAGACAGCCCCACGTGAGGGGTGAAATCGTCGGCAAAGGGCCCCACACCATGCTTGGCTACCTCAAGAACCCAGAGAAGACCGCAGAGGCCTTCGCCTACGGCTGGTTCCACAGCGGCGACGTGGGCGAGTACGACGAGGACCTCTACATATACGTGGTCGACAGGAAGAAGGACATGATAAAGACAGGGGGCGAGAACGTGTCCTCAAGGGAGGTGGAGGAAGTACTGTACAAGCACCTGGCCATCAAGGAGGTGGCTGTGATCGGGCTTCCTGACCCCAAGTGGATAGAGAAGGTCACAGCCGTCGTGGTGCTGAGGGAGGGCTACCAGCCCAGCGAGGAGCTGAAGAGGGACATAATAGAGTTCGCTAAGGCTAACCTGGCCCACTTCAAGGCCCCAAAGGAGGTGATCTTCGTGGACTCCCTGCCCAAGAGCCCCTCAGGGAAGATATTGAAGAGGGAGCTCAGGGAGATGTTCAGGTCAAGGGGAGAGATGAAGAAGGCCATGTGA
- a CDS encoding Transcriptional regulator, giving the protein MKYTPKTERGKAKLDKIVEAAIDLIYEKGFNNTSISDITRNAGVSYGSFYFYFNNKDDLLVELVRKINRDLRHYLTESTKGLKDRVSIEKRGFEAFFEWMQKNKKLYKVLIEAEANNLQLYAWHYKKLAERYSQRLKEAMERGEIATYDPEALSFILMGIADFIAKRYILWDGKEVPPTVIKDVEKVLERILSVKREG; this is encoded by the coding sequence GTGAAGTACACGCCTAAAACCGAAAGGGGTAAGGCCAAGCTGGACAAGATCGTTGAGGCAGCTATTGACTTAATTTATGAGAAGGGGTTCAACAACACCTCCATCAGTGATATAACTAGGAACGCGGGCGTCTCCTACGGCTCCTTTTACTTCTATTTCAACAACAAGGACGACCTCTTAGTCGAGTTAGTGAGGAAAATAAACAGGGACTTACGACATTATTTGACCGAGAGCACCAAGGGGCTGAAGGACAGGGTCTCCATTGAGAAGAGGGGTTTTGAGGCCTTCTTTGAGTGGATGCAGAAGAACAAGAAGCTGTACAAGGTGCTCATCGAGGCTGAGGCGAACAACCTACAGCTATACGCATGGCACTACAAGAAGCTAGCGGAGAGGTACTCCCAGAGGCTAAAGGAGGCCATGGAGAGGGGCGAAATAGCGACCTATGACCCAGAGGCCCTCTCATTTATCTTAATGGGGATAGCGGACTTCATAGCTAAGAGGTACATACTGTGGGATGGAAAAGAGGTGCCGCCAACTGTGATAAAAGACGTGGAGAAGGTCCTAGAAAGGATACTGAGCGTCAAGCGTGAGGGCTAA